A genomic segment from Streptomyces sp. TLI_235 encodes:
- a CDS encoding PhnB protein, whose translation MPVTTTTHLNFRGTAREALDFYRSVFGGRTVAATYKDAGAVRNESEADWVMWGEVVGDNGFHVMAYDVPTQLPWHRGENSFFVSVRGDDAEEISVLWGKLAAGSTIVSPLEPAQWAPLYGMLTDRFGVTWVLDVTAPYNS comes from the coding sequence ATGCCCGTCACGACCACCACCCACCTCAACTTCCGGGGCACCGCACGTGAGGCACTGGACTTCTACCGGTCCGTCTTCGGCGGGCGCACCGTCGCGGCCACCTACAAGGACGCGGGCGCCGTGCGGAACGAGAGCGAGGCGGACTGGGTGATGTGGGGCGAGGTGGTCGGCGACAACGGATTCCACGTCATGGCCTACGACGTGCCCACGCAGCTGCCCTGGCACCGGGGCGAGAACTCGTTCTTCGTCTCCGTGCGCGGAGACGACGCCGAGGAGATCAGCGTCCTGTGGGGCAAGCTCGCCGCGGGCTCGACCATCGTGAGCCCCCTGGAGCCCGCACAGTGGGCGCCGCTGTACGGCATGCTCACCGACCGCTTCGGCGTCACCTGGGTCCTGGACGTCACCGCGCCGTACAACAGCTGA
- a CDS encoding winged helix DNA-binding protein — protein sequence MTVLDTRALNRATLARQHLLERSDSSVSQAVAHLCGLQAQEPQEPFTGLWSRLCDFRPGQLDDALTGRKVVRTHLMRRTVHLVTADDALAWRARHGTMLRQRVLGTYRRELAGIDTDEVAAAGRAVMADQRPRTMTELVRALEDRWPGPPRRALGELLVAALVPMAQLPPRGLWRQTAGVRNLPLSTWLARDIDPLPADGSDPVGQQLLLRYLAAYGPAASADVRAWCGLAGLPAAVKAARGELVVFRDERGRELLDLPDAPRPHPDTPAPVRFLPAFDNAILGYHDRSRIIDAPHLGLSVAGHRTVLVDGRVTATWTVRDHRLHVSSLRPLTAPEREAVHTEAQALTTFLDNDIEHIELDTSRH from the coding sequence ATGACCGTCCTCGACACCCGCGCCCTCAATCGCGCCACCCTCGCCCGCCAACACCTGCTCGAGCGCAGCGACAGCTCCGTGTCGCAGGCAGTGGCCCATCTGTGCGGCCTCCAGGCGCAGGAGCCCCAGGAACCCTTCACCGGGCTGTGGTCCCGCCTCTGCGACTTCCGACCCGGGCAACTGGACGATGCGCTGACCGGTCGCAAGGTGGTGCGCACCCACCTGATGCGGCGCACCGTCCACCTCGTCACCGCCGACGACGCGCTCGCCTGGCGAGCCCGCCACGGGACCATGCTGCGCCAGCGAGTGCTGGGAACCTACCGGCGCGAACTGGCCGGCATCGACACGGACGAGGTCGCCGCCGCCGGCCGCGCGGTCATGGCCGACCAGCGGCCGCGCACCATGACCGAGCTGGTACGAGCTCTCGAAGACCGCTGGCCCGGTCCACCGCGCCGTGCCCTGGGCGAGCTGCTCGTCGCAGCCCTCGTCCCGATGGCCCAACTCCCGCCCCGCGGCCTGTGGCGCCAGACCGCCGGCGTACGCAACCTGCCGCTGAGCACCTGGCTGGCACGGGACATCGACCCCCTGCCCGCCGACGGCAGTGATCCCGTCGGACAGCAACTGCTGCTCCGCTACCTCGCCGCGTACGGGCCCGCCGCAAGCGCGGACGTACGCGCCTGGTGCGGCCTCGCCGGCCTTCCCGCCGCCGTCAAAGCCGCCCGCGGAGAACTCGTCGTCTTCCGTGACGAACGCGGCCGCGAACTGCTCGACCTGCCCGACGCGCCCCGCCCGCACCCCGACACCCCGGCCCCCGTCCGGTTCCTTCCGGCCTTCGACAACGCCATCCTGGGTTACCACGACCGCAGCCGCATCATCGACGCCCCCCACCTCGGTCTGTCCGTCGCGGGCCACCGCACCGTCCTCGTCGACGGACGCGTCACCGCCACCTGGACGGTGCGCGACCACCGACTCCACGTCAGCTCCCTGCGCCCTCTCACCGCCCCGGAACGGGAAGCCGTCCACACCGAAGCCCAGGCCCTGACCACCTTCCTGGACAACGACATCGAGCACATCGAACTCGACACATCCAGGCATTGA
- a CDS encoding helix-turn-helix protein, whose amino-acid sequence MSDSTPLGDFLRARREALKPQDVGLPDHGRRRVPGLRREEVAVLAGVSSDYYMRLEQGRETGPSPQVIDAIAAALRLDDEAHDHLRRLTRAPQERRSVPARHDRVSPQLLQLIDSWPDTPAFVLGPAQDVLAYNALAAVLHSGFQRFDNLARMVFLDPAGRAFYQDWDRAANSCAAELRAAYGYAPDSPRITEVVDTLRAKSPEFAELWARHDVKGKAQQAKNLSHPEVGALEIRFSAFTVNGAPHQQLVVYQAEPASATAAAFAELRSRIGRGAPAYVVEEESGRALSDT is encoded by the coding sequence ATGAGCGACAGCACTCCATTGGGAGACTTCCTCAGAGCGCGGCGCGAAGCCCTCAAGCCGCAGGACGTCGGCCTGCCGGACCACGGGCGCAGGCGGGTGCCGGGTCTGCGCCGCGAAGAGGTCGCCGTGCTCGCGGGCGTGAGCTCCGACTACTACATGCGTCTGGAACAGGGCCGGGAGACCGGCCCCTCGCCCCAGGTGATCGACGCGATCGCCGCCGCGCTCCGGCTCGACGACGAGGCGCACGACCACCTGCGCAGACTCACCCGCGCGCCCCAGGAGCGCCGCAGCGTCCCCGCCCGTCACGACAGGGTCAGCCCCCAGCTTCTGCAGCTGATCGACAGCTGGCCCGACACCCCTGCCTTCGTCCTGGGCCCGGCCCAGGACGTCCTCGCGTACAACGCGCTCGCCGCAGTCCTGCACAGCGGATTCCAGCGATTCGACAACCTGGCCCGCATGGTCTTCCTGGACCCCGCCGGGCGTGCCTTCTACCAGGACTGGGACAGGGCCGCGAACTCGTGCGCGGCCGAGCTGCGCGCGGCCTACGGATACGCCCCCGATTCCCCGCGGATCACCGAAGTCGTCGACACGCTCCGCGCGAAGAGCCCCGAATTCGCCGAACTGTGGGCACGGCACGACGTGAAGGGCAAGGCCCAGCAGGCGAAGAACCTCTCACACCCCGAGGTCGGCGCTCTGGAGATCCGGTTCTCGGCCTTCACCGTCAACGGTGCCCCGCACCAGCAGCTGGTTGTCTACCAGGCAGAGCCGGCCAGTGCCACCGCGGCCGCCTTCGCCGAGCTCCGGTCCCGCATCGGCCGAGGGGCACCCGCCTACGTGGTGGAGGAAGAATCCGGCCGGGCTCTCAGCGACACCTGA
- a CDS encoding putative ligand-binding protein with streptavidin-like fold: MWVCRSQEAGTWGDGSLVGSGHWANHGAMTSNDTPRDPHPYVGMWVTADGYIRQELLPNGRYDEARGNRQSAYTGRYTVTGNHIDYVDDIGFTATGDIRDGILFHEHLVLYREGDDRARQGRIRSRD, translated from the coding sequence ATGTGGGTGTGCCGCTCCCAGGAAGCCGGCACCTGGGGAGACGGCAGCCTGGTCGGCAGCGGCCACTGGGCCAACCATGGAGCCATGACCAGCAATGACACGCCCCGCGACCCGCACCCGTACGTCGGGATGTGGGTGACCGCGGACGGATACATCCGCCAGGAACTGCTGCCGAACGGCCGCTACGACGAGGCCCGCGGAAATCGCCAAAGCGCCTACACCGGCCGCTACACCGTCACCGGCAACCACATCGACTACGTCGACGACATCGGCTTCACCGCCACCGGCGACATCCGCGACGGCATTCTCTTCCACGAACACCTGGTGCTCTACCGCGAGGGCGACGACCGCGCCCGGCAGGGACGCATCCGGTCTCGCGACTGA
- a CDS encoding cytosine/adenosine deaminase-related metal-dependent hydrolase produces MNVNDTTSAAVLEQLRRRPADDRRILFTGATIVTMDPDLGIIEHGDLLVEGDTITAIGSDLNAGDAVVVDATGTILTPGFVDTHRHAWEAQLRRIMPDVDDLGGYVMSTLAGYATVYRPEDMYTGTKLAALTAIDSGITTMLDFSHNSRTREHSDAAIEALRDTGIRGVHASMGPHFGEWDRQWPGDLARIKDRYFSSDDQLLTLRLATLATDEIAGPVPAYGPELARVAADLGIGVSVDAVFGASSSEAILRWAKDGILNPGVTLIHATGLTSEAWQAMGQTGTTVALAPTSDAQIGLETAIPAVDEALSVAIRPGLSIDVEVALASDMFTQMRALHAIQRMRAVNAAYGTGQQPHRITTHDVLDFATLQGARTNGLAAVTGSLTPGKKADLLAIQAEDINNMPLNDPIGTVVLGSDARNISAVLVNGEPRKWNGNVLDVDLSALRGEVRASREYVLNTQAA; encoded by the coding sequence GTGAACGTCAACGACACCACCAGCGCCGCCGTCCTCGAACAGCTCCGGCGCCGCCCCGCCGACGACCGGCGCATCCTGTTCACCGGCGCGACCATCGTCACGATGGACCCCGACCTCGGCATCATCGAGCACGGCGACCTCCTCGTCGAGGGCGACACCATCACCGCCATCGGCTCGGACCTCAACGCGGGCGACGCCGTGGTCGTCGACGCCACCGGCACCATCCTCACCCCCGGCTTCGTCGACACCCACCGGCACGCCTGGGAAGCCCAGCTGCGCCGGATCATGCCGGACGTCGACGACCTCGGCGGCTACGTCATGTCCACCCTGGCCGGCTACGCCACGGTCTACCGGCCCGAGGACATGTACACCGGCACCAAGCTGGCCGCTCTGACCGCGATCGACAGCGGCATCACGACCATGCTCGACTTCTCCCACAACTCCCGCACCCGCGAGCACTCCGACGCCGCCATCGAGGCCCTTCGCGACACCGGCATCCGTGGCGTGCACGCCTCCATGGGCCCGCACTTCGGCGAGTGGGACCGGCAGTGGCCCGGCGACCTGGCCCGCATCAAGGACCGGTACTTCAGCAGCGACGACCAGCTGCTCACCCTGCGCCTGGCGACCCTGGCCACCGACGAGATCGCCGGACCGGTGCCCGCCTACGGTCCCGAACTCGCCCGTGTGGCAGCTGACCTGGGCATCGGAGTGAGCGTGGACGCCGTCTTCGGCGCCTCCTCCTCGGAGGCGATCCTGCGCTGGGCCAAGGACGGCATCCTCAACCCGGGCGTCACCCTCATCCACGCCACCGGACTGACCTCCGAGGCATGGCAGGCGATGGGGCAGACCGGCACCACTGTCGCGCTCGCCCCCACCTCCGACGCCCAGATCGGCCTGGAGACCGCGATCCCCGCCGTCGACGAGGCCCTGTCCGTCGCTATCCGCCCCGGACTGAGCATCGACGTCGAAGTCGCCCTGGCCAGCGACATGTTCACGCAGATGCGGGCCCTGCACGCCATCCAGCGGATGCGCGCCGTCAACGCCGCCTACGGCACCGGCCAGCAGCCCCACCGCATCACCACCCACGACGTCCTGGACTTCGCCACCCTCCAGGGCGCCCGCACCAACGGCCTGGCCGCCGTCACCGGTTCACTCACCCCGGGCAAGAAGGCCGACCTGCTGGCCATCCAGGCCGAGGACATCAACAACATGCCGCTCAACGACCCGATCGGCACCGTCGTCCTGGGCTCCGACGCCCGCAACATCAGCGCCGTCCTCGTCAACGGCGAGCCCCGCAAGTGGAACGGCAACGTCCTCGACGTCGACCTGTCCGCCCTGCGCGGCGAGGTCCGGGCCTCGCGCGAGTACGTGCTGAACACCCAGGCCGCCTGA